TCTCTCAAACTCTGATCGGCACAGGCGTCACGCTCATTGTACCCGACAATGCGAGTTTTCTGTCTCATCCCATATATCTATCCGAAGTTCTGGGCGACACGCCACCTGCACCCACTCTTGCACACGGGCAAAATCCCACCCAACCTGGCTATCACATTATGGACAGCCAGACCGACCACTGGGTCGAAACCCTCACGGGATTGGGCGGAACAGGCGTCCACCTCATCGTCGCCTACTCGGGCGATCACCCCTTGCAGGGCCATCCCCTCACCCCCATGCTTCAAACAACCGCCGAAGATCGTATCGCTCAGTCCTGCGGCGATGACTTTGACCTCATCTTCAACACCGACCCCAAACACAATGCCGACGCCCTCTTGCGCCAGATCATCGCCGTCGCCTCTCGCCAATACACGCCCAAAACACCCCAAACAGGTAATATAGACTTCCAATTTACCCGAGGACTTCTGGGCGTCTCTATGTAAATAATGGAACATACAGGAGATATCAATGTCTAAAATCAGCTTTTACACCTGGTACAGATGAAGCACCTGTCGCAAGGTGAAAGCGTGGCTTTCACGAGAAGGTGTGAATGTAGAGGAAAGGGATTTCTTCAAAGATGAATTCTCAGAGGAAGAACTCCGGGAATTACTCGGCGACACAACCCCATCCGACATATTTTCGTGGCGGAGTCCTTCGGCTCGGACGCTGAAACTCGACCGGGATGATGTGTCCCCAGACGAACTGATTCGCCTCATGGCTGAACAGCCACGGCTGATACGTCGTCCACTGATACACACCGGAGATCGGCTATTCGCAGGTACAGACAAAGCGGCGATGGCAGAGGCATTCCCCGGCTACAATTCATAAAAAAAGCCAGACAGAATATCTGGCTTTTTGATTTTTGACGGTAAATTTATGCTACCCCACCTTAACTTCCCGTCCCGTGCGCCCGGATTCAAACACCGCAGTAATAATTTCCACGGCATGGCGTGCACTTTCAAGGCCAATCATAGGCTCGCGGTCTTCATTAATCGCCCCAACGAGGTCTTCGATGATCAACGTGTGCCCATCGGAACTGACAGCCAGCGGATCTGCTGAAATATTCTTCTGCTTGTCTTCCTGATCGCCGTAAAAACCCAGCATCTCTGCTTCTTCTTCTGCCTCGTTCTCCCCCTGAATTTTCCAGGAAATCAACTTTGAGGCATCTTTCATAATCGACCCATTCTCGCCGTAAATAGTCACCAGTTGAGGAAGTCCGGGATAGCAGCAGGTCGTTGTATAAACCGTGCCAATCGCGCCATTCTTAAATTTGAACAACGCCACAGTCTGATCTTCAGCTTCAATATCGTGTCCAAAAACGCCGAACATACCCATCACAGACTCGACACCACCTGCAAGCCACTGAATTAAATCGACGGTATGCACGCCCTGATTCATCAGCGAGCCTCCCCCATCGAGATCCCACGTTCCCTTCCACGATCCATGTGCGCCCTGATAATAGCTATCCGCGCGATACCAGGGCAAATGGCCGTGAACACCAATCAACTTGCCCAGCTTGCCGCTATCAACCGCATCTTTAATCCGCCTGTTTAGAGGTTCCAGACGCGCTTGAAAAATACATCCGACCTTTACCCCGGCATCCTTCACCGCACCAATTAATTGATCGACGCGCTCAGGCGTAATATCCGCGGGCTTCTCAACGATCATGTGCTTTCCCGCATCTGCTGCCCGAATACCCAGCGCGGCGTGTTTGCCAGACTCAACGCAAATATTGACAACCTGAACCTCATCGTCCTGAAGCATCTCTTCATAACTCGTATAAGCCTTGCATCCGTATTCCTCAGCCGTCGGTCCCAGACGCTCCTCATCCACATCACACACAGCCACTAACTTCGCGCCATTAGCCCGTGTGACAGACCGACAGTGGTTCGTACCCATACCCAGTCCAACAACGCCAAAACCCAGCTCTGCTGCCATAACATCCCTCCAATCAAAAATATGTAAGATCAATCTATCAAAACGCGGCTCAATGTAATGAGACACCCGTCCACGAGCAAGAAAAAATTATTACGGGAAAGACCTTGACATTTGGCGAGAAGAGACTATACATATTTGAAAAGATAATCTACGAACTATGAACAAGGAATCATATCATGTGCGGTCGATTTGTTTATGCTGCTCAACACGATGAAAATCAACTCGCATTTCCACAGGTTGTTTTTCCCAACGAGATACCCTTGAGATACAATATCGCACCGGGCCAGGACATCACGGCGATTGCCAACACTGCCGAGCCGAGGGCAGACACCTTCAAATGGGGGCTTATTCCATCGTGGGCAAAAGATCACAAAATTGGCAACAGACTCATCAATGCACGGGGCGAAACCCTTGCGGAAAAACCCTCATTTCGCACGGCCTTCAAAAGACGGAGATGTCTGATTCCCACAACGGGATTTTACGAATGGCAACGCAATCCCGACGGCAGAACCAAAACTCCCATGTACATCGCGCTCAAATCCGGCGCACCCTTTGCCTTTGCTGGCCTATGGGAATCGTGGCATTCACCTGAAGGACAACACATCCAATCCTGCACCATAATCACAACCGAGCCCAACCACCTGATGGCACCGATTCACAATCGCATGCCCGTTATCCTCCCGGCTGATGTATATGATCTCTGGCTCGACCCAGAAGAAAGAACGGACCTCCAGGAACTCCTCATTCCCTATTCTGCACAAGAGATGAACGCACATCCCGTTTCCACCCTTGTCAATAATCCGAGGAATGACACTCCCGACTGCCTGAAACCCGCACAACCGCCCGAACAGGGCGCATTGTTTTGATCCCACCCCTTCGGAGCAAAAACACAATGACCATTGTCGATACACACTGCCACATTGGACTTCACAAATACGAACCCATCGGATCTCTGCTCTACCACATGAACACATCCGGTGTCGATTGCGCCGTATTCATCCAGTACGCGGGGAACTCGGATAACCAGTACATGCTCGACAGCATGGCGGCACATCCAGGAAAATTTCAAGCGGCCATGATCGTTGAACCAACAGACGATGGCACAGCCATGCGACGATGGGCAGAACGGGGCATCGTGGGCATTCGCCTTCCGGCAAATAGCCGCGCCGATTGCGCCGATCCCCTCGCACAGTGGCGCACTGCAGCCGAACTCAATCTCGTCGTCAGTGCGCCGAGCAGTCCCCAGAGCCTTCTGAGCGATGAATTTGCAGAAGTACTCAGAGAATTTCCAAATCTGTCCATGGTAATCGAACACCTCGCGGGCATCGGCGAAGGCCAGCAGCCCCCTTATGACACGTTCAAAAAAATCCTCGAACTCGCGGAACACCCCAATCTGTCTATCAAACTTCCCGGATTCGGCGAAATCTGTCCCGTCCCCCTGCCCTTTGACCCCATCCCCCCACTCGCCGACATGGCCATCGAAGCCTTCGGTCCTCATAGAGTCATGTGGGGAAGCGATTATCCCCCTGTGAGCAGACGCGAAGGCTATGACAACAGCCTCAAAGTCCCGATGGATTATCTGTCTGACCTCAGCGAAGAAGACAGAGAATGGATATTCGGAAAAACCGCCCTGAAAATCTGGCGGTTCTGATCACAAAATACAAAAAAAAGCGCCAGCTCATTAAGCTGGCGCTTTTTTTATTCTTGATTTTTATTCGCTTACGTCTTCATACTCCGGAAATGCGGGAGCCAGCAAAAACGCACAATCTTCGTGACATTTGCCACAATAAGGTACCATGGCACGGAACTTCTTATTTGCCTCTTTGACATTTCCCGCCTTGGCAGCCGATGCAATCCCCAAAGCCAGTGTTTGAGATGCCTGGTTGTAAATCGTGTACTTTTCTTCGTGTTCTGGCGGATAGAGATCAATCACCGCTTTCAACGCATCCTGAATCTTCTCGGCATCGTCGGCAACCCCCTCAACCGTCTCGTTTTTCAGCGCGACCATAATACGGTCTGTACTCAGCTTAATCTCGCGCATTTTCGCACGTCTCACTGGCAGATTATTATCCGACTGTTCGTTACCTCCACCACAGCCAGCGATACCAGCCATCACAACACCTAAAATTACCGAACCCAAAGCCATAAACCTCAAATAGCGCATTACTTCCTCCTATTTCCTTTCTCGTTTCATATCGCGGACCATGA
This portion of the Gemmatimonadota bacterium genome encodes:
- a CDS encoding SOS response-associated peptidase; the encoded protein is MCGRFVYAAQHDENQLAFPQVVFPNEIPLRYNIAPGQDITAIANTAEPRADTFKWGLIPSWAKDHKIGNRLINARGETLAEKPSFRTAFKRRRCLIPTTGFYEWQRNPDGRTKTPMYIALKSGAPFAFAGLWESWHSPEGQHIQSCTIITTEPNHLMAPIHNRMPVILPADVYDLWLDPEERTDLQELLIPYSAQEMNAHPVSTLVNNPRNDTPDCLKPAQPPEQGALF
- a CDS encoding amidohydrolase family protein, whose protein sequence is MTIVDTHCHIGLHKYEPIGSLLYHMNTSGVDCAVFIQYAGNSDNQYMLDSMAAHPGKFQAAMIVEPTDDGTAMRRWAERGIVGIRLPANSRADCADPLAQWRTAAELNLVVSAPSSPQSLLSDEFAEVLREFPNLSMVIEHLAGIGEGQQPPYDTFKKILELAEHPNLSIKLPGFGEICPVPLPFDPIPPLADMAIEAFGPHRVMWGSDYPPVSRREGYDNSLKVPMDYLSDLSEEDREWIFGKTALKIWRF
- a CDS encoding Gfo/Idh/MocA family oxidoreductase, translating into MAAELGFGVVGLGMGTNHCRSVTRANGAKLVAVCDVDEERLGPTAEEYGCKAYTSYEEMLQDDEVQVVNICVESGKHAALGIRAADAGKHMIVEKPADITPERVDQLIGAVKDAGVKVGCIFQARLEPLNRRIKDAVDSGKLGKLIGVHGHLPWYRADSYYQGAHGSWKGTWDLDGGGSLMNQGVHTVDLIQWLAGGVESVMGMFGVFGHDIEAEDQTVALFKFKNGAIGTVYTTTCCYPGLPQLVTIYGENGSIMKDASKLISWKIQGENEAEEEAEMLGFYGDQEDKQKNISADPLAVSSDGHTLIIEDLVGAINEDREPMIGLESARHAVEIITAVFESGRTGREVKVG